The following are encoded in a window of Streptomyces sp. Go-475 genomic DNA:
- a CDS encoding SDR family oxidoreductase, with product MTRRATAADVIVVGAGPVGLLLAAELRENGARALVLETLPEPTGESRASVLHTRTMEIFAERGILDRLGPLPALGPGHFGGLRFDLAAAEPEHPYAGQWECLQSRLEAVLQRHASDLGAEIRRGHTVTGLTQTADGVRVRVLGPDREPYDLTAAYLVGCDGEPSTVRELAGFEFAGRDADKEMLRADVAGLTLDDRRLKRYPDGVATAYRRPDGVTRLMVHQYGAAPGGEVDFERVAAAWSAVTGEDIRHGEPLWLNRFGNASRQVTQYRRGRVLLAGDAAHVQMPVGGQALNLGLQDAAGLGWKLAREVTGTARPGLLDSYHDERHPVGARTLTNIQAQARLLFGGQEVTALRDVFGELLRHDAVQRHLARMISGLDVQERPRPPARHTPTPGRSTVDRLIDKTALVTGSSRGIGRATAVALARQGALVAVHYTANEQAAQETVALIEQEGGAAFAVRAELGVPGDAHELFLGVEQGLKERIGESRLDILVNNAGVTTTGQPPEDITPEEFDRYFAVNARAPYFIVQRALPLMPDGGRIVNISSGLTRTANPDQLVYAMTKGAVEQLTLHLARHLAPRGITVNTVAPGITNNGGAIFDIPEAVEAMAQLSAFKRVGEADDVADVVTFLATHEARWITGAFIDATGGTLLG from the coding sequence TGCCCGAGCCGACCGGCGAGTCACGGGCGTCCGTGCTGCACACCCGGACCATGGAGATCTTCGCGGAGCGGGGCATCCTGGACCGCCTCGGCCCCCTCCCCGCCCTCGGCCCCGGCCACTTCGGCGGCCTGCGCTTCGACCTCGCGGCCGCCGAGCCGGAGCACCCGTACGCCGGGCAGTGGGAATGCCTGCAGAGCAGGCTCGAAGCGGTCCTCCAGCGGCACGCGTCCGACCTCGGCGCCGAGATCCGCCGCGGCCACACGGTCACCGGCCTCACCCAGACCGCGGACGGTGTACGGGTGCGGGTCCTCGGCCCGGACCGGGAACCGTACGACCTCACCGCCGCCTACCTCGTGGGCTGCGACGGTGAACCGAGCACCGTGCGCGAACTCGCCGGCTTCGAGTTCGCCGGGCGCGACGCCGACAAGGAGATGCTGCGCGCCGACGTCGCGGGCCTCACCCTCGACGACCGGCGCCTGAAGCGCTACCCGGACGGTGTCGCCACCGCCTACCGCAGGCCCGACGGCGTCACCCGGCTCATGGTCCACCAGTACGGTGCCGCGCCCGGCGGCGAGGTCGACTTCGAGCGCGTCGCCGCGGCCTGGTCGGCGGTCACCGGCGAGGACATCCGCCACGGCGAGCCGCTCTGGCTGAACCGGTTCGGCAACGCCTCCCGGCAGGTCACGCAGTACCGCCGGGGCCGGGTGCTGCTCGCCGGTGACGCCGCCCACGTCCAGATGCCGGTCGGCGGGCAGGCCCTGAACCTCGGGCTGCAGGACGCGGCGGGCCTCGGCTGGAAACTCGCCCGCGAGGTCACCGGCACGGCCCGGCCCGGACTCCTCGACAGCTACCACGACGAGCGGCACCCCGTGGGCGCCCGCACGCTGACCAACATCCAGGCCCAGGCACGGCTGTTGTTCGGCGGCCAGGAGGTCACCGCGCTGCGGGACGTCTTCGGCGAACTGCTGCGCCACGACGCCGTTCAGCGCCACCTCGCCCGCATGATCAGCGGCCTCGACGTCCAGGAGCGGCCCAGGCCGCCCGCCCGGCACACCCCGACACCCGGAAGGTCAACCGTGGACAGGCTCATCGACAAGACCGCCCTCGTCACCGGCTCCAGCCGCGGCATCGGCAGGGCCACCGCCGTGGCCCTCGCCCGCCAGGGCGCCCTGGTCGCCGTGCACTACACGGCCAACGAGCAGGCGGCGCAGGAGACCGTCGCCCTCATCGAGCAGGAGGGCGGGGCCGCGTTCGCGGTCCGCGCCGAACTCGGCGTCCCCGGCGACGCGCACGAGCTGTTCCTCGGCGTGGAGCAGGGCCTGAAGGAACGCATAGGCGAGAGCCGGCTCGACATCCTCGTGAACAACGCCGGTGTCACCACGACCGGCCAACCGCCCGAGGACATCACCCCCGAGGAGTTCGACCGCTACTTCGCGGTCAACGCCAGGGCGCCGTACTTCATCGTGCAGCGTGCCCTGCCGCTCATGCCCGACGGCGGCCGCATCGTCAACATCTCCTCCGGCCTCACCCGCACCGCCAACCCCGACCAGCTGGTCTACGCGATGACCAAGGGCGCGGTGGAGCAGCTCACCCTGCACCTGGCACGCCACCTCGCGCCCCGCGGCATCACCGTCAACACCGTGGCGCCGGGTATCACCAACAACGGCGGCGCGATCTTCGACATACCCGAGGCGGTCGAGGCGATGGCCCAGCTCTCCGCCTTCAAACGGGTCGGCGAGGCCGACGACGTCGCCGACGTGGTGACCTTCCTGGCGACCCACGAGGCCCGCTGGATCACCGGGGCCTTCATCGACGCCACCGGCGGCACCCTGCTCGGCTGA
- a CDS encoding antibiotic biosynthesis monooxygenase: MPGTEQRTTTRQHRGAHAFHRSGAAAAFVTMRYVPDAATGRALLDDVLDEWAAVPRPAGVLSHGAYLDTAEETALTCVQVSDPDAYRDFARSLTGPAAVEAVDYRPYRGVVFDPTPAEPGCVVVATFDVDGPDRQRAVIDALCDALESQPEDTRAGMLSATFHTTLDGTRVLNFAEWTTDEAHDAFLDGAGRAGTYRVSTRIPGVRPIGFKRFHRHVRSA, translated from the coding sequence ATGCCGGGCACTGAACAGCGCACAACCACCCGACAGCACCGGGGCGCGCACGCCTTCCACCGCAGCGGCGCGGCCGCCGCGTTCGTCACCATGCGGTACGTGCCCGACGCGGCGACCGGCCGTGCGCTCCTCGACGACGTCCTGGACGAGTGGGCGGCCGTGCCGCGGCCCGCCGGAGTCCTCTCGCACGGCGCCTACCTGGACACGGCGGAGGAGACCGCCCTCACCTGCGTCCAGGTCTCGGACCCCGACGCCTACCGGGATTTCGCCCGGTCGCTGACCGGACCGGCCGCCGTCGAGGCCGTCGACTACCGGCCGTACCGCGGTGTGGTGTTCGACCCGACGCCGGCCGAGCCCGGTTGCGTGGTCGTCGCGACGTTCGACGTGGACGGGCCGGACCGGCAGCGGGCCGTCATCGACGCGCTCTGCGACGCGCTGGAGTCGCAGCCCGAGGACACGCGCGCCGGCATGCTCTCCGCCACCTTCCACACCACGCTCGACGGCACCCGGGTCCTGAACTTCGCCGAATGGACCACCGACGAGGCACACGACGCCTTCCTCGACGGCGCGGGCCGGGCCGGCACCTACCGCGTCAGTACCCGGATCCCGGGGGTGCGGCCGATCGGCTTCAAGCGTTTCCACCGGCACGTCCGAAGCGCGTGA
- the metK gene encoding methionine adenosyltransferase → MPLHLFTSESVTEGHPDKIADQISDTVLDALLREDPTSRVAVETLITTGLVHVAGEVSTQAYAPIAQLVREKILDIGYDSSKKGFDGASCGVSVSIGAQSPDIAQGVDTAYESRVEGDEDELDKQGAGDQGLMFGYATDETPTLMPLPIFLAHRLSKRLSDVRKNGTIPYLRPDGKTQVTIEYDGDKAVRLDTVVVSSQHASDIDLDSLLAPDIKEFVVEPELKALLDEGIKLDTENYRLLVNPTGRFEIGGPMGDAGLTGRKIIIDTYGGMARHGGGAFSGKDPSKVDRSAAYAMRWVAKNVVAAGLATRCEVQVAYAIGKAEPVGLFVETFGTAKVDTDRIEKAIDEVFDLRPAAIIRDLDLLRPIYSQTAAYGHFGRELPEFTWERTDRVDALRRAAGA, encoded by the coding sequence TTGCCCCTGCACCTGTTCACCTCGGAGTCCGTGACCGAGGGTCACCCCGACAAGATCGCTGACCAGATCAGCGACACCGTTCTCGACGCGCTCCTGCGCGAGGACCCGACCTCCCGGGTCGCCGTCGAAACCCTGATCACGACCGGTCTGGTGCACGTGGCCGGTGAGGTCTCGACGCAGGCGTACGCGCCGATCGCCCAACTGGTCCGCGAGAAGATCCTGGACATCGGCTACGACTCCTCGAAGAAGGGCTTCGACGGCGCCTCCTGCGGCGTCTCGGTGTCGATCGGCGCGCAGTCGCCGGACATCGCCCAGGGCGTGGACACGGCGTACGAGTCCCGGGTCGAGGGCGACGAGGACGAGCTCGACAAGCAGGGCGCGGGCGACCAGGGCCTGATGTTCGGCTACGCGACGGACGAGACGCCGACGCTGATGCCGCTGCCGATCTTCCTGGCGCACCGCCTGTCCAAGCGCCTGTCCGACGTGCGCAAGAACGGCACGATCCCCTACCTGCGCCCGGACGGCAAGACGCAGGTCACCATCGAGTACGACGGCGACAAGGCGGTCCGTCTGGACACCGTCGTCGTCTCCTCGCAGCACGCGTCCGACATCGACCTGGACTCCCTGCTGGCGCCGGACATCAAGGAGTTCGTCGTCGAGCCGGAGCTGAAGGCGCTTCTGGACGAGGGCATCAAGCTCGACACGGAGAACTACCGGCTCCTGGTCAACCCCACCGGCCGCTTCGAGATCGGCGGCCCGATGGGCGACGCCGGCCTGACCGGCCGCAAGATCATCATCGACACCTACGGCGGCATGGCCCGCCACGGCGGTGGCGCCTTCTCCGGCAAGGACCCGTCCAAGGTGGACCGCTCGGCGGCGTACGCGATGCGCTGGGTCGCCAAGAACGTGGTCGCCGCGGGTCTCGCCACCCGCTGCGAGGTGCAGGTCGCGTACGCGATCGGCAAGGCCGAGCCGGTCGGTCTGTTCGTGGAGACCTTCGGCACCGCCAAGGTCGACACGGACCGGATCGAGAAGGCGATCGACGAGGTCTTCGACCTCCGCCCGGCCGCCATCATCCGCGACCTCGACCTGCTCCGCCCGATCTACTCCCAGACCGCGGCGTACGGCCACTTCGGCCGGGAGCTGCCCGAGTTCACGTGGGAGCGCACGGACCGCGTGGACGCCCTGCGCAGGGCCGCGGGAGCCTGA
- a CDS encoding SDR family oxidoreductase: MTPGKQVPSRGEQAPGTARVAVVTGANKGIGREIARQLAERGHVVHLGARDPGRGHAAERELRAEGLDVRFLHLDVTDENSVALAAKRVADETGPLHVLVNNAGIGVPEQAPSQTSAEQVRRVYETNVFGVVTVTNAFLPLLRRAGSARIVNVSSAVGSLAAAAAREDPSGVFPPGTFPAMLAYGTSKAALNAVTLAYANELRDTGILVNAASPGFVATDINGHNGVLGVEQGARVPVLLATLDDDGPTAAFLGEDGTPGGQVLPW, translated from the coding sequence ATGACCCCCGGTAAGCAGGTCCCGTCCCGCGGCGAGCAGGCCCCCGGCACCGCACGCGTCGCCGTCGTCACCGGAGCCAACAAGGGAATCGGCCGTGAGATCGCCCGGCAGCTCGCCGAACGCGGCCACGTCGTCCATCTCGGCGCCCGGGACCCGGGGCGCGGCCACGCCGCCGAACGCGAGCTGCGCGCCGAGGGGTTGGACGTACGGTTCCTGCACCTCGACGTCACCGACGAGAACTCGGTCGCGCTCGCCGCCAAGCGCGTGGCGGACGAGACGGGCCCGCTGCACGTCCTGGTCAACAACGCCGGCATCGGCGTCCCCGAGCAGGCCCCCAGCCAGACTTCGGCCGAGCAGGTGCGCCGGGTCTACGAGACCAACGTGTTCGGCGTCGTCACCGTCACCAACGCGTTCCTGCCGCTGCTGCGCAGGGCGGGCTCCGCCCGGATCGTCAACGTCAGCAGCGCGGTGGGCTCACTCGCGGCCGCCGCCGCGCGGGAGGACCCCTCGGGGGTGTTCCCGCCGGGCACGTTCCCCGCCATGCTCGCCTACGGCACCTCCAAGGCCGCGCTCAACGCCGTCACCCTCGCCTACGCCAACGAACTGCGCGACACCGGCATCCTCGTCAACGCCGCCTCCCCCGGCTTCGTCGCCACCGACATCAACGGGCACAACGGCGTCCTCGGCGTCGAGCAGGGCGCCCGCGTCCCGGTGCTGCTCGCCACCCTCGACGACGACGGGCCCACCGCCGCCTTCCTGGGGGAGGACGGCACGCCCGGCGGCCAGGTGCTGCCGTGGTGA
- a CDS encoding carbohydrate kinase family protein, which produces MRIAVTGSIATDHLMTYPGRFADQLIPDRLDHVSLSFLADELQVRYGGVAANIALGLARLGLRPVLVGAVGRDFGEYDAWLRGNGVDTGSVHVSDTLHTARFVCTTDLDLNQIATFYAGAMAEAGRVRLASVRERAGELGLAVVAPNDPQAMLSLAAECRELGIPFAADPSQQLARLDGPQTRRLTEGSRLLFTNEYEAALLQERTGWTREQVLERTGAWIVTRGAAGADIGRPGEPWLHVDAVPANTVADPTGVGDAFRAGFLAALARGLPYPDAGRLGCALAAVALQGVGPQTYKVTSADLLLTIEQTYGADAARAHAPHLAW; this is translated from the coding sequence ATGCGCATCGCCGTCACCGGCTCCATCGCCACCGACCATCTGATGACGTATCCCGGCCGGTTCGCCGACCAGTTGATCCCCGACCGGCTCGATCACGTCTCGCTCTCCTTCCTCGCGGACGAGCTCCAGGTGCGCTACGGAGGCGTGGCCGCGAACATCGCCCTCGGGCTCGCCCGCCTCGGCCTGCGTCCCGTACTCGTCGGAGCGGTCGGCAGGGACTTCGGCGAGTACGACGCCTGGCTCCGGGGCAACGGCGTCGACACCGGCTCCGTCCACGTGAGCGACACGCTGCACACGGCCCGCTTCGTGTGCACCACCGACCTCGACCTCAACCAGATCGCCACCTTCTACGCCGGTGCGATGGCCGAGGCCGGACGCGTCCGCCTGGCCTCCGTCCGGGAACGCGCCGGCGAGCTGGGGCTGGCCGTGGTCGCCCCCAACGACCCGCAGGCCATGCTGAGCCTCGCCGCGGAGTGCCGGGAGCTGGGCATCCCGTTCGCCGCGGACCCCTCCCAGCAACTGGCCCGGCTCGACGGCCCGCAGACCCGCCGCCTGACGGAGGGCTCGCGCCTGCTGTTCACCAACGAGTACGAGGCGGCGCTGCTCCAGGAACGCACCGGCTGGACCCGCGAGCAGGTCCTGGAGCGGACCGGTGCCTGGATCGTCACACGCGGCGCCGCGGGCGCGGACATCGGCCGGCCGGGAGAGCCCTGGCTGCACGTCGACGCCGTGCCCGCGAACACCGTGGCCGACCCCACCGGCGTCGGCGACGCCTTCCGCGCCGGGTTCCTCGCGGCCCTGGCCCGGGGCCTGCCGTACCCTGACGCGGGCCGCCTGGGCTGCGCGCTGGCCGCCGTCGCCCTCCAGGGCGTCGGCCCGCAGACGTACAAAGTCACCTCCGCCGACCTCCTGCTGACCATCGAACAGACCTACGGCGCGGACGCGGCCCGCGCGCACGCACCGCACCTGGCCTGGTGA
- a CDS encoding methyltransferase, whose translation MAAESPESPVTPGPIMGIMAGYWQTRILLAAVESDVFTALSDKPATSAELADRTGLVPLGTHDLLVGLTHLGLLEQVDGTFSNAPVAERFLVRGRAEYLGGYLQFCERELNPAWDGLASTLRTGRPHNRAAVAGNPYDTLYQDAEATDGFLDSMDLLNTPVSLALSRLDWSRYTSFVDIGGARGNFAHHVVSQNPHLTGAVFDLPQLEPAFTRHMAALGGAASAITFHGGDFFEDPLPEADVLVFGHVLHNWNTEDRVRLLKSAYEAVRPGGAVFVYDPMAGGEQPPMHAVLASLAMLVWSRGGHEYTVRELHGWLSEAGFRPETTEVPGLHDDVLVIGHKDR comes from the coding sequence ATGGCTGCTGAGTCACCCGAGTCGCCCGTGACCCCCGGACCGATCATGGGCATCATGGCCGGTTACTGGCAGACGAGGATCCTGCTGGCCGCCGTCGAGTCCGACGTCTTCACCGCGCTGTCGGACAAGCCCGCCACCTCCGCCGAACTCGCCGACCGGACCGGGCTGGTGCCGCTCGGCACCCATGACCTCCTCGTCGGGCTCACCCACCTCGGTCTGCTGGAACAGGTGGACGGCACCTTCTCCAACGCGCCTGTCGCCGAACGCTTCCTGGTGCGGGGGCGTGCCGAATACCTGGGTGGCTACCTGCAGTTCTGCGAACGCGAGCTGAACCCGGCCTGGGACGGGCTCGCCTCCACGCTGCGCACCGGCCGGCCGCACAACCGCGCCGCCGTCGCGGGCAACCCGTACGACACCCTCTACCAGGACGCGGAGGCCACCGACGGCTTCCTCGACAGCATGGACCTGCTCAACACGCCCGTGTCGCTGGCCCTGAGCCGGCTCGACTGGAGCCGCTACACGTCCTTCGTCGACATCGGCGGCGCGCGCGGCAACTTCGCCCACCACGTGGTGTCGCAGAACCCGCACCTGACGGGCGCGGTCTTCGACCTGCCGCAGCTGGAGCCGGCCTTCACCCGGCACATGGCCGCCCTCGGCGGCGCCGCCTCGGCGATCACCTTCCACGGCGGCGACTTCTTCGAGGATCCGCTGCCCGAGGCCGACGTCCTGGTCTTCGGCCACGTCCTGCACAACTGGAACACCGAGGACCGTGTCCGGCTGCTCAAGAGCGCCTACGAGGCGGTCCGGCCGGGCGGGGCGGTGTTCGTCTACGACCCGATGGCGGGCGGCGAACAGCCGCCGATGCACGCGGTGCTCGCCAGTCTGGCCATGCTCGTCTGGTCCCGGGGCGGTCACGAGTACACCGTGCGAGAGCTGCACGGCTGGCTGTCCGAGGCGGGCTTCAGGCCCGAGACCACGGAGGTTCCGGGCCTTCACGACGACGTTCTCGTCATCGGCCACAAGGATCGGTGA
- a CDS encoding putative quinol monooxygenase gives MTPNQDTTLSAVAFARARRGRAAELGDLLVRLAERSRTEEGCLECRVHRDLADPDLFVCYERWASEEAVARHLAQPHVKQFMDRRMEYLQRDLDVHRLGPAGPATEPEAPGAPARPAPPPARSQT, from the coding sequence ATGACACCGAACCAGGACACGACGCTGTCGGCGGTCGCCTTCGCCCGCGCCAGGCGGGGCCGGGCCGCGGAACTGGGCGACCTCCTGGTGCGGCTCGCCGAGCGCTCCCGGACCGAGGAGGGCTGCCTGGAGTGCCGGGTCCACCGGGACCTGGCGGATCCCGACCTGTTCGTCTGCTACGAGAGGTGGGCGTCCGAGGAGGCCGTGGCACGGCATCTGGCGCAGCCGCACGTGAAGCAGTTCATGGACCGGCGGATGGAGTACCTGCAACGGGACCTCGACGTGCACCGGCTGGGCCCGGCCGGTCCGGCCACCGAGCCGGAGGCGCCCGGCGCACCCGCCCGACCGGCACCGCCCCCTGCCCGCTCCCAGACGTGA
- a CDS encoding MFS transporter, with the protein MSDTAHPVAGAAEAAGRRTGRQRLLLFVLSGNMLLDAIEVSVVLMALPTIGTRLGLSVWEVQWLMSGFALGFAVTLLAGPRLAARAGRRPVYLGAMLLFGLASLAGGFVDGLAALVALRVLKGCCAALTAPAGLAIINDTFPEGRARRRAVSLYSLFGAAGFTAGLLLAGLLVESSWRWTFLFPAPVALVLLVCGLYVLPPGRADGPAPRPPRPALLRDRALLRSALGAASLNGTYQSLLVLMTFQAQRLGWTPWQTALALLPACLPLALAVPFAGRLVARYGTGRLIALGALFPLLGHALYLAKPEGSPYVLGMLPALLLVEAGFCCAFTALNLQATASVGAADRGAAVSLYQTCVQLGTGLLLPLVALPLTYGEGYRAALLIGTGVTALGFAVAVTGRRTPHGRIGRTDHAGH; encoded by the coding sequence GTGAGCGACACCGCGCACCCCGTCGCCGGTGCCGCCGAGGCAGCCGGACGCCGGACCGGGCGACAGCGGCTGCTGCTGTTCGTGCTCAGCGGCAACATGCTCCTCGACGCCATCGAGGTGTCCGTCGTCCTCATGGCCCTGCCGACGATCGGCACCCGGCTCGGGCTGTCCGTCTGGGAGGTCCAGTGGCTGATGAGCGGCTTCGCGCTCGGCTTCGCCGTGACGCTGCTCGCCGGGCCGCGGCTCGCGGCACGCGCCGGGCGGCGCCCGGTGTACCTGGGCGCGATGCTGTTGTTCGGTCTCGCCTCGCTGGCCGGGGGCTTCGTCGACGGCCTGGCCGCGCTCGTCGCCCTCCGCGTCCTCAAGGGCTGCTGCGCGGCGCTGACCGCGCCGGCCGGCCTGGCCATCATCAACGACACCTTCCCGGAAGGCCGCGCGCGCCGCCGGGCGGTGTCGCTCTACTCGCTCTTCGGCGCCGCCGGCTTCACCGCCGGACTTCTGCTCGCGGGCCTGCTGGTCGAGTCGAGCTGGCGCTGGACGTTCCTGTTCCCGGCGCCGGTGGCACTGGTGCTGCTGGTGTGCGGACTGTACGTCCTGCCGCCGGGCCGCGCGGACGGCCCCGCCCCGCGCCCCCCGCGCCCGGCCCTGCTGCGGGACCGCGCCCTGCTGCGCTCCGCGCTCGGCGCCGCCTCGCTCAACGGGACCTACCAGAGCCTGCTGGTGCTGATGACGTTCCAGGCGCAGCGGCTCGGCTGGACGCCCTGGCAGACCGCGCTCGCCCTGCTGCCCGCCTGCCTGCCGCTGGCCCTGGCCGTGCCGTTCGCGGGCCGTCTCGTGGCCCGGTACGGGACCGGGCGGCTCATCGCCCTGGGCGCGCTCTTTCCGCTGCTCGGCCACGCCCTCTACCTCGCGAAGCCCGAGGGGAGCCCGTACGTCCTCGGGATGCTGCCGGCGCTGCTGCTGGTCGAGGCCGGCTTCTGCTGCGCCTTCACGGCCCTGAACCTCCAGGCGACCGCGTCCGTCGGCGCGGCCGACCGGGGCGCGGCGGTCTCGCTCTACCAGACGTGCGTCCAGCTGGGCACCGGTCTCCTGCTGCCGCTGGTCGCGCTGCCGCTCACGTACGGGGAGGGCTATCGCGCGGCGCTCCTGATCGGCACCGGTGTCACGGCGTTGGGGTTCGCCGTCGCGGTCACCGGCCGACGCACCCCCCACGGAAGGATCGGAAGGACGGACCATGCCGGGCACTGA
- a CDS encoding SDR family oxidoreductase, with protein MSRLRNRTALVTGAGRGIGRGIARRLARDGALVAVNYAADATAARETVTLIEKAGGRAFAVQAELGGPGSVERLLAAVEQGLVERTGAATIDILVNNAAVTGFTGAMPDAVTEEMLDRCYTVNAKAPFLLIQKALRFIPDGGRVINISSGMTRSAVPEHIAYAMGKGALEQITRHLAPVLAARGITINTVAPGVTDNGDPVFRDAEALRRMAALSVFDRVGTVSDIADVVAFVACDDSRWITGAFLDATGGTLLR; from the coding sequence GTGAGCAGGCTGCGGAACAGGACGGCTCTGGTCACCGGGGCGGGCCGCGGGATCGGTCGCGGCATCGCACGGCGGCTCGCCCGGGACGGCGCCCTGGTGGCCGTCAACTACGCGGCCGACGCGACCGCGGCGCGGGAGACCGTGACACTGATCGAGAAGGCCGGCGGACGCGCCTTCGCCGTGCAGGCCGAACTGGGCGGGCCGGGATCGGTGGAGCGGCTGCTGGCCGCGGTCGAACAGGGTCTGGTGGAGCGTACCGGGGCGGCGACGATCGACATCCTGGTGAACAACGCGGCGGTCACCGGTTTCACCGGCGCCATGCCGGACGCGGTCACCGAGGAGATGCTCGACCGGTGTTACACGGTGAACGCCAAGGCGCCGTTCCTCCTGATCCAGAAGGCCCTGAGGTTCATCCCGGACGGCGGCCGCGTCATCAACATCTCCTCCGGCATGACCCGCTCCGCCGTGCCCGAGCACATCGCGTACGCCATGGGCAAGGGCGCCCTGGAGCAGATCACCCGGCACCTGGCTCCGGTTCTCGCCGCCCGTGGGATCACCATCAACACGGTGGCACCGGGCGTCACCGACAACGGAGACCCGGTGTTCCGCGACGCCGAGGCCCTGCGGCGGATGGCCGCGCTGTCCGTGTTCGACCGCGTCGGCACCGTCTCCGACATCGCCGACGTCGTCGCCTTCGTCGCCTGCGACGACTCCCGCTGGATCACCGGCGCCTTCCTCGACGCCACCGGAGGAACGCTGCTGCGCTGA